TGAAATGCCCCACAGATTGACGAGTAGATGTCAAATTCGCCAGCATTGTGGCCACAAATGTATCCCGCTTTTTAAAGTGTTTCATTTGCGTGGCCATAGTCACATTTGCACAGCAAGTGTTGCTACAACCTGCTACCACACAAAGCTCGGCCATCTTGATGAATAAAAATGCAATTGCTAGCTAGCTCTATCCATAATACTAACCCACAATGTTGTTTTGTTTACCCacgagtacagtgcattcggaacgtattcagaccctttttcttttctacattttgatacgttacagccttattctaaaattgattaaataaaatgttttcctcatcaatcacacaataccccataatgacaaagcgaaaaacatgTTAAGgaattttgcaaatgtaaaatcaataaataaacagaaataccttatttacatacatattcagaccctttgatatgagactcgaaattgagctgtggtgcattctgtttccattgatcatccttgagatgtttctacaacttgattgagtccagctggggtaaattcaatgcattggacatgatttggaaaggcacacacctgtctatgtaaggtcccacagttgacagtgcatgtcgagAGCTAAAGCCAAGCCAtttggtcgaaggaattgtccatagagcgcgAGACAGTAGATTGTATAGTCATAATTTAGGCGAAAATATAACTCAATCGCTGTTTGCAAATGTTCAATGCATGTCTGAGCACGTAGTTGCGTAGAATAGGCGATCTATATCGGATACGTTTCTTGGCCttttaaaaacatatttaatGCTATTCTACTACACTCTATATGACTGGAGATATTAGCAGAATATTTGTTAGATCGAAAAAAAATCCAGGGTAGTCTAGTCTACTCTGCTAACAATGACCAAcagatccataaaaatgatgtctCCATAAAATGGTCCTACGAGAAGGGGAGACACACAAAGTTgtcaattatgtctgagtgttggagtgtgccccttgccatctgtaaataaatacataaaaactAGAAaatcatctggtttgcttaatattaggaatttGATGTATGACATTTACTTTaacttttactttcactcaagtatgCATATGTAgtacttttttccaccactgaccaATGGGTTTTAAGTGAaacaatacagtgtagacaaGTTTATTCAGTAAAATAGTACATAGTGCTGCCTACAACATACTGCAACCTTGTACTAAATGTTTGTGATTCATTTATGCATTATTTTAATGTAGGAAATCTACTATAGGTTAAGTGCACTTATGTTGTGTAAATTAAAGTGTGCACTTGTCTAATGTGAATTAATGTTGTCAATGCTTAGttgaacaataaaaaaaaatatatatattttgaataaAGGAAGTGCAAGAACTGTCAAGAAAATAACTGTTGTGTCCGTTTGTCTTTATTACTACAGGCCAACTCAGATTAAGTCTGAGGccggtaacatcaacagtgagggcaaacccagcctgcctctctccttccacactgagtccaatcctacagtcactgggtcctgattgtgacagtggagcccagtttgcactgcaggatccagagatggcatcagtgaagctggaagactgcagtcaaacactggagctgaatgtcaacattaaagatgaagaagaggaggagaagattgggacATCTGTTTCTTATGGTAAGAGCGgtttctatctatctataagttATCTTCATAAGCTAGACCTCCATAAGTTATCACCCAGTCTATTGCTAGGTAGAATTCTGTATCTGACTCACACATGACCCCTGACATTCTATTGCTTGTGTTGTTTGTTCCAACTCCCCACTGTGCATGAAATGTTACAGTAGAACTGTTTCATGATGAACTGTTTCTGTGAGAAGGTAGATGTTATTTCATTTTACTGAGACTTGCATAGTTTGACACTAGTATTGTCAGAATTTGTTTTATTAAATTCCAAGTTATTTCAGGAAGATCACTGAAATTACAATTATCTTCAGTGCTTTTCAAAGAGGAACATTTGAAATAGAAATTTGGTTCATTTGAATTGAGTGTAATTAAaaattgaattgaccccaaccctggtagttactaacccttgtgataatgagtggaggatgatatggcaTGTATACATTTGACATGTATATCACACCAATTGACTGGTTCTTctgatgttgttcacacaggagaccaTGTTGATACATTatctacatccagagagcaacagcaggaagatcacagagctaagaggtctcaccactgcccacattgtgaggagattttcccatttctatcaaagctaaaaatacacctacaaatacacacaggagagaagccttattccTGCACTGACTGTGGGACGCGCTTCACAACATCAAGGGctctgacagttcatcagagagtgcacactggagagaagccttactcctgctctgactgtgggaagagtttctcagGATTGGGTCACTTAAAAAGACACCAAcgtatacacacaggggagagaagccttactcctgctctgactgtgggaagagtttctctcaaCAAGAGCAGCTTAAACTCgcacaaacatatacacacaggagagaagccttactactgctctgactgtggaaaatgcttcacagcatcatttgagttaaaagttcatcagagaacacacacaggagagaagccttactactgctctgactgtgggatgaGTTTTCTCTCAACAGAGCAGCTTAAAGTCACACcaacgtatacacacaggagagaagccttactcctgctctgactgtgggaagagtttctctcaTCAAAGCAGCTTAAAATCACACCAACATATACATAAAgcagagaagccttactcctgctctgactgtgggaagtaCTTCACAACATCTGCTGAGGTAAAAGttcacaagagaacacacacaggagagaagccttactgctgctctgactgtgggaagagtttctctcaaCAGAGCAACTTAAAAACACACAAACTTATACATACAGGAGATAAGCCTTTCTCATGCTCTGACTGTGTGAAGTGCTTCACAACATCATctgagctaaaagttcatcagagaacacacacaggagagaagccttactcctgctctgactgtgggaagagtttctctcaaCAGAGCAACTTAATAACACACCAACGTATACATAAAGGAAAGAAGCCTCATCAGTTCTCTCAGGCCAGTTAAGATTAAAGTCACTCCATCACTTCATTCTCATCTCATAAAGGAAGTGGTAAGAGTGCATTTGATAACATTAAGAGAGTAACACACTATTGTAATCCTATTGTTTCTCACTGTGAGAACTTTACAGAGGAAAAGGAGCGTTATAGAATGTTAGCCTCTCTTTACTTTAGGGATCAGTATTCACCTTGTCAGTTCTGGTGTGTTTTGTTAGCTTCTACTGTAAAGATATTGAGATTACCTTGGATTTGCCCTTAGCGTTGAAAACCCTCTGAGGGATCTCTTGTTAAAAACAATGGAGTGTGATGGTTGACTGGGTGGTACTGCTTCCCTCTGCAGTtctctgtgggaatgagttagtagatacaacatgtatcagatagagatgatgtgatgatcagtgttctgtgggaatgagttagtagacacaacatgtatcagatagagatggtatgatgatcagttttctgtgggaatgagttagtagacacaacatgtatcagatagagatggtgtgatgatcagttttctgtgggaatgagttagtagacacaacatgcATCAGATAGAGATGATGGATCAGTAtcctgtgggaatgagttagtagatgATCAGTTTTCACCATTAGTTTGGGTGGATACTTTTATTTCTACTAAATGGCTTTTGTTTAATGATACACAGGTTATAAAACAAATACATGTGTTTATTAAATTGTCTTTTAAAACTAGATTCACTATTTTAGTCATTGATGATTAATGTATTTGGATAACTGCAATGAATGTAATTGAATTACTAATGAAAAATAAATGTTGTACATGCATTTTTGCTGGTCAACCTCTGGGTTATCTTTAcagaaaatacaatgtttttgtTTAAATCATGGcattcaaaatatatttacatttatctACTCAAAAAACATGTCACTACACATCACCACAGGGACAAGCCATTTTGCTAGCCACCTGTATTTTTCTACAATGCACATACAAATATGTTAATCAGTATAAAGGACTTACATATGTTTCCTTATGTAAAAACCagttaaataaaatgaaaaatgtatttgtctGTATTCATTTTGAATAGTTTTCTAAGGTGCCACAGTCCAGGGACAGCATTACCACAACAATTCAAGAATGGCCCACTTACTATTGGGGAATTAGAATTCAAGAATTCTTAGAATTCTATTTAGCATTTTGGGACAAAGTAGCTCTCGTGTTTACACATGACAACACATGACACTTAATTCAGTGCTTCCCTAGTTCCATGTATCAAACTGTTATTTCAGTTATATTAAAATCAGTAAAATCTGTAGGGTCCCCTGCTGTTTACAAGGTtcagctgtgtaatgatcatgctgtttaatcagcttcttgatatgccatacctgtcaggtggatggattatcttggcgaaggagaaatgctcactaaacagggagtgtaaacaaatttgtgcacaacatttgagagaaaataagcttttgtgcatgTGGAACATTTCTTTAcatctttacatgttgcgtttatatttttgttcagtatagtttgaaCATGTAACCTTTTTCTATGGAAAAGAAATGCATGTTTCTGGTCGATGCACCtagctgccttgttgacaacatgacagAGAGGCAAAGATTACTGTTTGGAGGGCTCCTCCCTCCCTGCTTTTTGCACTCAGTGAGAGCACACAATTAAAAAAATTgaataacctgttagggacaccaatatccaatggtagagtgtggcgcgaaatacaaatacccattaaaaatgctataacttcaatttctcaaacatatgactattttacaccattttaaaagactcgttaatctaaccacattgtccaatttcaaaaaggctttacaacgaaagcaaaacattagattatgtcaggagagtacccgccaaaaataatcacacagccattttcaaagcaagcatatgtcacaaaaaccaaaaccacagctaaatgcagcactaacctttgatgatcttcatcagatgacactcctaggacattatgttatacaatacatgcatgttttgttcaatcaagttcatatttatatccaaaaaacagctttttatattagcatgtgatgttcagaactagcatacccaccgcaaacttcctgtgaatttactaaattactcatgataaacgtttacaaaaacataattattttaagaattatagatacagaactcctttatgcaatcgcggtgtcagattttaaaatagcttttcggcgaaagcacattttgcaatattctgagtagatagctcgggccatcacaggctagctaatttgacacccaccaagtttggtgctgactaaactcagaattactataagaaaaattggactacctttgctgttcttcatcagaatgcactcccaggacttctacttcaacaacaaatgttgttttggttcgacataatccatagttatattgaaataggtctgttttgttcatgcttgaggtcactatccaaaagtggtgacgcgcgggcgcgtttcgtgacaaaaaaaaaaatcaaaatattccattaccgtatttcagcatgtcaaacgctgtttaaaataaatgtttatgttatttttcgtaaaatagcgataatattccaaccggggcGACGTTattttcattcaaacactgaaagaaaaacatggagtcctctcgtgggCGCCACTCAGTGTCATTGTTCAccgcctgaccactcacaaaaactcctgctgtttttggAGATGTGAgaattccactttctggcgcctttgAACCAATGAAAGCCCAAAAAATGTCACgctacagcagagatgctgtatttttgatagagatgccccagaaggagaacaaattgtcagacagggcacttcctgtatggaaatcttctcaggttttggcctgccatatgagttctgttatactcacagacaccattcaaacagttttagaaactttagagtgttttaaattaaatatatgcatattcagttctgggcaggagtagtaaagaTTAA
The Salmo salar chromosome ssa16, Ssal_v3.1, whole genome shotgun sequence DNA segment above includes these coding regions:
- the LOC123727729 gene encoding oocyte zinc finger protein XlCOF19-like; amino-acid sequence: MASVKLEDCSQTLELNVNIKDEEEEEKIGTSVSYGDHVDTLSTSREQQQEDHRAKRSHHCPHCEEIFPFLSKLKIHLQIHTGEKPYSCTDCGTRFTTSRALTVHQRVHTGEKPYSCSDCGKSFSGLGHLKRHQRIHTGERSLTPALTVGRVSLNKSSLNSHKHIHTGEKPYYCSDCGKCFTASFELKVHQRTHGRHAGVCVMQLSTWEWHSGMCRKMWFRLKLLV